The following coding sequences are from one Hydra vulgaris chromosome 04, alternate assembly HydraT2T_AEP window:
- the LOC101235686 gene encoding protein PF3D7_1417600 isoform X5, which yields MTSFFKWTAILFFIFVIFLKQCFANILQKNFRGDHLEEKFAIVTSSTNNKPIYKREVSFSDKNAKHKAPDVINKKNLVLFRDSNNKVIATLRDPRTWNSANVTLSKIDDYKRLQQELRSLAIFKNTISFPMEKKKDFLMQENHPIKTKGFYVSTLKNSLKDKIERSFIFDKNYESDKKNHFYKKTNNFENYDDGLYDSDQLSYNDLHNEIQNSKTRISNDADPDNEVQSSKNIDEVEELDRDKIERLADEKNDFFPKRDFNVSMEPMEFIESDDLLESESYKKKVERVKRMRHVFHPTVDLEDTKQTLFFLNTTLQTSHSGSSPQSLDSQNGFLDSPIPAKSSTNHPTTSPYSFTKAIVPFVYNTTPKPFVTSLKTFSDYNSENSLRSINDNDNSDIKEKFKNVVVSDTLFNKTENEYNNGLDASRVNKEMESPGKPGSMLSPHILMDIGIYPTLLNENKEPLTSNRIPENLPPSSKSYENPPKLQLAQNYESLKDSDFNATPDADDLLDEKYASEEAKNFNQKNLKQNITNNNNFSFEEKEHSLDHEKGLFALDSHNDSPLESYKSIKYSEQPEYFKQSKKKSANESLEDALVTDKKQEEKKQKDISTENLIPTKVDDHFYPPLKGIDQSDYIVDKFSLNPNFVDKDGKLKISAEQMKSSGVKSNKSSELKENTSKKPSNGLTKGNESEPLTNSIENTLPTKSYENGSPTKISIKFHVLDGSTGKSKPIKELVIPIGSFTSKISQEIPDKDEVLIQLTKVLLKLFAKSNNKLLENKDISTASKEKLHQKENQTDILQTLNLLKSLSEKPDVEEVYKQSENKENEIQSTDLNKYLKSHDINNDLKNAIQSVLKEMSDERSQSLLLSKIDKSRNNPVNRYASYKGPDMESTDDDTRNNALDLAIKIINSEIKKNFDWKKQKNIPQILRDESINDESPFVRKNAFNNNQTSSNDNVFYGNENNNKNDYLNRNKNKNDYLNRNENKNDYLNRNNTFDIYNNSNKNAEDFLRSGKNTFLTNDDVKNETSKMLTNIKEMGKQDNVPTNVIVDPLSTSFNSAKNADPRGKTSEVKNERNLTVQKFNEFLPSYKNEILRSSEQKYIQPKYNKKVNTYSYLEKNNNDFKSIKKSILKVTGVIQPSEYEFHDGSHLENASKFTKDLGETLNTMPLLNQKNLFFSDCSCDSCPCKLGKKVINENSIRRQATTMSSYDDEKMMSSRSSFENVQPTSSPYFMTTKSLLDFSKQTLDEPCFGDFCEQKSCVSPPCYNQEEQCLSPPCSFPGTDWKVSHMSYGSACLCLDGKGNCSCHTDKETPKFSSYSSRPPVTLSPLCNSPPCIQQANSYSNCANYPCQFQSYFNIPLSCTNAPCQNNQNAITQNTGLQNAITQNAGMQNAIVQSPGNFRCSSSPCQQNDFSSQCYGTQCSSPPNFSTNCFSPQNFYSPCSLPQKYNNYNKDFTNHPQNCGNGIPCISSSANYFNNYENSYGNLPNFYQSPCTNTVCCNNSPCLNDQFKDKKNKNKNKESENDDNSINLKIENTYSQEDTTTKSPTRRPTRKVLIVFAPTQPPKIIYAPPPAPPPPIYSVQAPKTIYKTVSIATTPITNQIQVQPIATNYQPSTSSPRIVNVAAEPMVTKPVYVIRYINRVPQPSKPKIVVNNRKVPQRIVTAPMAAEKIVKKPLQSYQFKRPSFYRGSNRLSNYQNNINTEYNRRPVSINRYSNRNTGKLTTRPTSVNRYSNRVPSELNTRPTSINRYSNRPPSETSTPYEYNPLSKYSRKLNALRQKNRFRNNLRPTNSTVDQDSLNYEENPNYFNPTKYQKSINKFPVKYPFKNKLQGSNNDPSNDPENSLLSSSFVHTKQRNLENEAEEEEGTVFDSEDVFESNSVDGNSSKDKSSSQSVLELAKNKKFRNQLKSMKGNDNIEKLVKGITNHARNSGAIPMSDIEERISDLLAEAIVSAKQTSGSKKYNENGFKKKVNPLSEFFENGLVRHNIASRLSNYFSYASKGHSNSEHKELLQNQKSNVNKITIKKNDLNSKIDSLNAYSTLFKNLTSGNIEKAIGAKRSKTITKNEISKQNLFGFPSSNNKLLDIAKINSSSKVLVAKSLQNGNNGFTKNPKLNFKVPNLRLKSQNPVVTSKQLPTAFISQKTKLKPIVKNAFKINQRFNQNPQLSFSLKIDKNSNQQIKNTSKMEIKKTYQKAKDRYPENNFRIKSSQYTINNFNTQTVNRLKFKPTKKDLRALHPISTQVLKFILPLKNNNYLSLSKNDNRFSPGIKSQKYIFSNKQPQKKLNSTQIINIRNPLRNSNTGKIIREPQINFYAQKSKKKPLSISKAVQLKKTPNHTLDTVKAIHIPKYRLDAPKIMSTPQQNLHAIKIKKGTEKVLKQQPIFMSPMNIEKTNWLLFSKNHSSSASNKNDSTNINKKLSGLTKNKVLKLPYSLKFTKMRENLKTEKIHKNPKYLESKKLLALSPQAVAMLAFADELDKKNENELNLKKVWEDKNKMQQAILKKYKDKLFQSKEGSLKKKENDSVRDVHKNIHIEYNNLIRNIQNKTNYLVTNHLPKYIEMEFEATTAAQRRIAYPTMRELKRMVINFHNKNSIKNMLEIERKIQDVTNSLAKYNQPTPSGSHKAKAKIKKKMPKELLNKQNNVSNKNKIETPFTPTRLISNWFLWNNYLSKLEKQNPSRTIKLKDS from the exons attttttaatgcaagaaaatcatccaataaaaacaaaaggCTTTTACGTATCTActcttaaaaattctttaaaagataaaattgagAGAAGCTTCatatttgacaaaaattatgaaagcgataaaaaaaatcatttttacaaaaaaacaaacaattttgaaaactatGACGATGGATTATACGACAGTGACCAGCTAAGTTACAATGATCTCCataatgaaatacaaaattcaaaaactcgTATTTCAAATGACGCAGATCCTGATAATGAAGTTCAATCTAGTAAAAATATTGACGAAGTTGAAGAATTAGATAGAGATAAGATAGAACGTTTAGCAGatgaaaaaaacgatttttttccaaaaagagACTTTAATGTGTCAATGGAGCCAATGGAATTTATAGAGTCAGATGACTTACTTGAGTCAgagagctataaaaaaaaagttgaacgaGTAAAACGAATGAGACACGTTTTTCATCCTACTGTTGATCTTGAAGAtacaaaacaaactttatttttcttaaatacaaCTTTACAAACAAGTCATTCCGGCTCAAGCCCTCAGAGTTTGGACTCACAGAATGGTTTTTTAGACTCTCCAATACCAGCTAAAAGTTCAACTAATCATCCAACAACGTCTCCGTATTCTTTTACAAAAGCAATAGTTCCTTTTGTTTACAATACCACACCCAAACCATTTGTTACAAGCCTAAAAACGTTCTCAGATTACAATTCAGAAAATTCATTAAGAAGTATAAATGATAACGATAATAGcgacattaaagaaaaatttaaaaatgtagttGTTTCTGACACATTGTTCAACAAAACAGAAAACGAATATAACAATGGGTTAGATGCATCTCGAGTAAATAAAGAAATGGAATCTCCAGGTAAACCAGGTTCCATGTTGTCACCTCATATTTTAATGGATATTGGAATTTATCCAACTTTATTGAACGAAAATAAAGAACCGCTAACCAGCAATCGAATACCAGAAAATCTCCCGCCATCTAGTAAAAGTTACGAAAACCCGCCAAAACTTCAGCTAGCACAGAATTATGAGTCTCTTAAAGATTCGGACTTCAATGCAACACCTGACGCAGATGATCTTTTAGATGAAAAGTACGCTTCCGAAGAAGCGAAAAACTTTAATCAAAAGAATCTTAAACAAAACATAACcaacaacaataatttttcttttgaagaaaaagaacATTCTTTAGATCATGAAAAAGGTCTTTTTGCCTTAGATTCTCACAATGACTCGCCATTAGAGTCGTACAAGTCAATAAAATATTCAGAGCAGCCAGAGTActttaagcaatcaaaaaaaaaaagtgcaaacgAATCGCTCGAGGATGCACTTGTTACCgataaaaaacaagaagaaaagaaacaaaaagatatttctACTGAGAATCTGATCCCCACAAAAGTAGATGACCACTTCTACCCTCCACTTAAAGGAATTGATCAGAGCGATTACATAGTtgacaaattttcattaaatccaAACTTTGTTGACAAAGATGGCAAACTTAAAATCAGTGCAGAACAAATGAAATCTTCAGGagtaaaatcaaat AAAAGTAGCGAACTGAAAGAGAATACAAGCAAAAAGCCGTCAAATGGCCTTACAAAAGGCAATGAAAGTGAACCACTAACAAATAGCATCGAAAATACATTACCAACAAAAAGCTATGAGAATGGATCGCCAACAAAGATTAGCATAAAGTTTCATGTTTTAGATGGAAGTACAGGCAAAAGCAAGCCAATAAAAGAGCTTGTTATTCCAATAGGAAGTTTTACATCAAAAATCTCTCAAGAAATACCTGACAAAGATGAAGTTTTAATTCAACTcacaaaagtattattaaaactttttgccAAGTCAAACAACAAACTGTTAGAAAACAAAGATATATCAACagcaagtaaagaaaaattgCATCAGAAAGAAAATCAAACAGacattttacaaactttaaatcttctaaaaaGTCTTAGTGAAAAACCTGATGTGGAAGAAGTTTACAAACAAagtgaaaataaagaaaatgaaattcaatcaactgatttaaataagtatcTGAAGTCTCATGACATtaacaatgatttaaaaaatgctattcAAAGCGTATTAAAAGAAATGAGTGATGAGAGAAGTCAATCTCTACTTTTGAGCAAAATTGATAAAAGTCGGAACAATCCTGTCAATAGATATGCGTCATATAAAGGTCCTGATATGGAATCAACTGATGATGATACAAGAAATAATGCTTTAGATCttgcaattaaaataattaattcagaaataaaaaaaaattttgactggaaaaaacaaaaaaatatacctCAAATCTTAAGAGATGAATCAATTAATGACGAAAGCCcatttgttagaaaaaatgcTTTCAACAATAACCAAACTTCTAGTAATGACAATGTTTTTTATGGAAAcgagaataataataaaaatgattatttaaatagaaaCAAGAATAAAAACGATTATTTAAATAGAAACGAGAATAAAAACGATTATTTAAATAGAAACAATACTTTTGATATATACAACAATTCTAATAAGAATGCTGAAGATTTTTTACGTTCaggtaaaaatacttttttaacaaatgatgaCGTAAAGAATGAAACATCGAAAATGCTAACAAACATTAAAGAAATGGGAAAGCAAGACAATGTTCCAACTAATGTCATTGTTGATCCTTTAAGTACTTCATTTAACTCGGCAAAAAATGCAGACCCAAGGGGTAAAACCTCAGAGGTTAAAAATGAGAGGAACTTAACAgttcaaaaatttaatgagtttttaccatcatacaaaaatgaaattttgagaTCAAGCGAGCAAAAGTATATCCAAccaaaatacaataaaaaagtaaacactTATAGctatctagaaaaaaataataatgacttcaaaagcataaaaaaatctattttaaaagtaactggAGTCATTCAACCATCAGAATATGAATTTCATGATGGCTCCCATCTAGAAAACGCGTCTAAATTTACAAAGGATTTGGGAGAAACATTAAATACTATGCCGttgttaaatcaaaaaaatttatttttttctgattgtTCTTGCGATTCTTGTCCTTGTAAATTAGGTAAAAAAGTGATAAACGAAAATTCAATTAGACGTCAAGCAACGACAATGTCTTCTTATGATGACGAAAAAATGATGAGCTCTCGATCCTCTTTTGAAAACGTTCAGCCAACATCATCTCCATATTTTATGACCACCAAATCTTTACTTGATTTTAGTAAACAAACTTTAGACGAGCCTTGTTTTGGAGATTTTTGCGAACAGAAATCTTGTGTTTCACCACCTTGTTACAATCAAGAAGAGCAGTGTTTGAGTCCACCTTGCTCGTTTCCAGGAACTGATTGGAAAGTGTCACATATGTCATATGGATCCGCCTGTTTGTGTTTGGATGGAAAAGGTAATTGCTCGTGTCATACCGACAAAGAAACTCCAAAATTTTCTTCATATTCTTCGCGTCCACCTGTAACTCTAAGTCCATTATGCAACAGTCCACCTTGTATTCAACAAGCAAATTCTTATTCAAACTGTGCAAATTATCCATGccaatttcaaagttattttaatattcctTTAAGTTGTACAAACGCCCCAtgtcaaaataatcaaaatgcAATCACACAAAATACAGGTCTGCAAAATGCAATCACACAAAATGCAGGTATGCAAAATGCTATTGTTCAAAGTCCAGGTAATTTTCGTTGCTCAAGTTCACCCTGCcaacaaaatgatttttctaGCCAGTGTTATGGTACACAATGTTCCTCGCCTCCAAACTTCAGCACAAATTGCTTCTCCccacaaaatttttattctccATGCTCATTacctcaaaaatataataactataataaagatTTCACCAACCATCCCCAAAATTGCGGAAACGGAATACCGTGTATCAGCTCCTCTGCAAACTACTTTAACAACTATGAAAACAGTTATGGAAACTTACcaaatttttatcagtcaccATGTACTAATACGGTGTGCTGCAATAATTCTCCTTGTTTAAATGAtcaatttaaagataaaaaaaataaaaataaaaataaagaaagtgaGAATGACGATAacagtataaatttaaaaatagaaaatacatACAGTCAGGAGGACACAACTACAAAATCGCCCACACGTAGACCGACAAGAAAGGTGTTAATTGTTTTTGCACCAACTCAAccacctaaaataatttatgcccCACCACCAGCACCACCACCACCAATTTATTCAGTCCAAGCtccaaaaacaatttacaaaactGTATCTATAGCAACCACTCCAATTACCAATCAAATACAAGTACAACCAATTGCAACCAATTACCAACCAAGTACAAGCTCACCCCGAATAGTCAATGTAGCTGCTGAACCAATGGTTACAAAACCAGTGTATGTTATTCGTTATATAAATCGTGTTCCACAACCTTCAAAACCTAAAATTGTTGTTAACAATCGTAAGGTTCCACAAAGAATTGTTACAGCACCAATGGCTGCTgagaaaatagttaaaaaaccatTACAGAGCTATCAATTCAAAAGACCATCTTTCTATAGAGGTTCTAACAGACTTTCTAAttaccaaaataatattaacacgGAGTATAACAGAAGACCTGTTTCTATTAACCGATATTCAAATAGAAATACGGGTAAACTAACTACTAGACCTACCTCAGTTAATCGTTATTCAAATAGAGTTCCTAGTGAACTAAATACACGACCTACTTCAATTAATCGTTATTCAAATAGACCTCCAAGTGAAACAAGTACTCCTTATGAATACAATCCTTTATCTAAATATTCAAGGAAATTAAATGCACTTCGTCAGAAAAACCGATTTAGGAATAACTTACGACCTACAAATTCAACAGTTGATCAGGATTCATTGAATTATGAAGAAAATCCAAATTATTTTAACCCAACAAAGtatcaaaaaagtataaataaattccCTGTCAAATATCCCTTCAAAAATAAACTGCAAGGTTCAAATAATGACCCATCTAACGATCCGGAAAATTCATTATTATCTTCTTCATTTGTGCACACTAAGCAAAGAAATTTGGAAAATGAAGCAGAAGAAGAGGAAGGAACTGTATTTGATTCTGAAGATGTATTCGAATCAAACTCAGTAGATGGTAATTCTTCTAAGGATAAATCATCAAGTCAAAGTGTattggaacttgcaaaaaataaaaaatttcgcAATCAGTTAAAGAGTATGAAAGGAAATGATAATATTGAAAAGCTTGTCAAAGGAATAACCAACCACGCACGTAATTCAGGAGCCATACCAATGTCAGATATTGAAGAAAGAATTTCTGATCTTTTAGCCGAAGCCATTGTTTCTGCTAAGCAGACTAGTGGTTCGAAAAAATACAACGAgaatggtttcaaaaaaaaagtcaatccATTGAGTGAGTTTTTTGAAAACGGTTTAGTGAGACATAATATTGCAAGcagattatcaaattatttttcttatgctAGTAAAGGACATAGCAACAGTGAACATAAAGAATTGCTTCAAaaccaaaaatcaaatgttaataaaataactataaaaaaaaatgatttgaattcTAAAATTGATTCATTAAACGCTTATAGTACATTGTTCAAAAACTTGACAAGTGGAAATATAGAAAAAGCAATTGGAGCAAAGCGatcaaaaacaattacaaaaaatgaaatatcaaaacaaaatctGTTTGGTTTTCCATCTTCAAACAACAAACTTTTAGATATTGCAAAGATAAATTCCTCTTCAAAAGTTCTTGTAGCTAAATCGTTACAAAATGGTAATAatggttttacaaaaaatccaaaattaaattttaaagttccAAATTTAAGACTTAAATCTCAAAACCCTGTTGTTACATCAAAACAATTACCAACAGcctttatttcacaaaaaacaaaattgaaaccCATagttaaaaatgcttttaaaataaatcaacgTTTTAATCAAAATCCTCAATTAAGTTTTTcgttaaaaattgataaaaatagtaatcaacaaattaaaaacacgtctaaaatggaaataaagaaaacatatcAAAAAGCTAAAGATAGATATCCTGAAAATAACTTTCGAATAAAGTCTAGTCAATATACGATAAACAATTTCAATACACAAACAGTTAATCGGCTTAAATTCAAACCAACAAAAAAGGATCTGCGTGCTTTACACCCAATATCTACTCAGgttctaaaatttattctccctttaaaaaataacaattacctttcattatcaaaaaatgatAATCGTTTTTCTCCGGGCattaaaagtcaaaaatacattttttcaaataagcaaccgcaaaaaaaattgaactctaCACAGATAATAAACATACGTAATCCACTTCGTAATTCGAATACAGGAAAAATAATAAGAGAACCGCAAATAAATTTCTATGCACAAAAATCGAAAAAGAAACCGCTAAGCATTTCCAAAGCAGTACAGTTAAAAAAGACGCCGAATCACACATTGGATACAGTAAAAGCAATACACATACCAAAATATAGACTAGATGCACCTAAAATAATGAGCACACCGCAACAAAACTTGCATgctataaaaatcaaaaaaggtACAGAAAAAGTTCTTAAACAACAACCAATTTTTATGTCACCGatgaatatagaaaaaactaattggcttttattttcaaaaaaccattCCTCGTCtgcttcaaataaaaatgatagtACTAACATTAATAAGAAACTTTCTGGCTtgactaaaaataaagttttaaaactcccttactctttaaaatttactaaaatgcgtgaaaacttgaaaactgaaaaaatacataaaaatccAAAGTATTTAGAAAGCAAAAAACTGTTAGCTTTGAGTCCACAAGCTGTCGCCATGTTGGCGTTTGCCGATGAATtagataaaaagaatgaaaacgAATTAAATCTTAAGAAAGTTTGggaagataaaaacaaaatgcagcaagctattttaaaaaaatacaaagataaaCTGTTTCAAAGTAAAGAAGGTtctcttaaaaaaaaggaaaatgatTCAGTTAGAGACgtacataaaaatattcatattgaGTATAACAATCTTATTCGTAATATCCAAAATAAAACCAACTACTTAGTAACCAATCACCTACCAAAATATATTGAGATGGAGTTTGAAGCTACAACAGCGGCTCAGCGGCGCATAGCTTATCCAACAATGAGAGAGCTAAAAAGAATggtaataaattttcataacaagaattcaataaaaaacatgcttgaaattgaaagaaaaattcaaGATGTTACAAACAGCTTAGCAAAGTATAATCAACCAACACCAAGCGGCAGCCATAAAGCAAaagccaaaattaaaaaaaagatgccaaaagaacttttgaataaacaaaacaatgtatcgaataaaaataaaatagagacACCTTTTACTCCAACACGTTTGATAAGTAACTGGTTTCTCTGGAACAATTATCTGTCAAAGTTAGAAAAACAGAATCCTTCTAGAACGATTAAACTAAAAGATTCATGA